In Mycobacterium sp. Aquia_213, the sequence TGGGTCCGGCAACAACGGGCTGGTGGTCACCTTCTACACCCCGGCCGCCGACGGTGCGACGTTCGCCGAAGTCGCCCAGCGCTGCAGCCAGGACTCGGGCGGCCGGTACACCGTCGCGCACGTCAGCCTGCCCAGGGAGCCCGGCGCGCAACGGTTGCAATACGCCCGCCGGCTTACCAGTCATGACCGCACGCTGGACGTGATGTCGCTGGACGTCATCTGGACCGCGGAGTTCGCCGAAGCGGGCTGGGTGCTGCCGCTGTCCGACGACCCGGCCGGCCAGGCCGAGGGCGACGCGACCGTCGATACCCTGCCGGGCCCGCTTGCGACGGCCGGCTGGAAACACCGGCTGTACGCCGCGCCGATTACCACCAATACCCAACTACTTTGGTACCGACCAGATTTGGTGCATCAGCCGCCCCACGACTGGAACGGGATGGTCGCCGAGGCGACCCGGCTGCACGCCGCCGGCAAGCCCAGCTGGATCGCTGTGCAGGCCCACGAGGATGAGGGTCTGGTGGTGTGGTTCAACACGCTGCTGGTCAGCGCCGGGGGCCAGGTGCTCTCCGAGGATGGCCAACACGTCACTCTGACCGATACCCCCGCACACCGGGCCGCGACGATCAGCGCGCTGCGGATCCTCAAGTCGGTGGCCACCGCGCCTGGAGCGGACCCGTCGATCACCCGCACCGACGCGAGCACGGCGCGCCTGGCGGTCGAACAGGGCAACGCCGCACTGGAAGTCAACTGGCCCTATGTGCTGGCGTCCATGCTGGAGAACGCGGTCAAGGGCGGCGTGAGTTTCCTTCCGCTCAACCAGAATCCAGCATTGGCCGGCAGCATCAACCAGTTCGGCACCTTCGTGCCCACCGACGAGCAATTCCACATCGCCTACCAGGCCAGCCAACGCGTGTTCGGCTTCGCGCCCTACCCCGGCGTGGTCCCGGGCCGCCCGGCCAAGGTGACGATCGGCGGGCTGAACCTGGCGGTGGCCAGCACCACTCGGCACAAGGCCGAAGCGTTCGAAGCGATCAGGTGCCTACGCAGCCTGGCGAATCAGAAGTACATCTCGATGGCAGGCGGTCTGCCGGCGGTGCGGACGTCGCTGTACTCCGACCCGCAATTCCAGACCAAGTATCCGATGTACACCGTAATTCGCCAGCAGCTGACCGATGCCGCGGTGCGTCCCGCGACGCCGGTCTATCAGGCGGTGTCCATTCGGCTGGCGGCGGCGCTGAGCCCGATCACCGAGATCGACCCGGACCGCACCGCCGACGAACTCACCGCCCAGGTGCAAAAGGCCATCGACGGCAAGGGGCTGCTGCCGTGACCGGCGTGCCCCGACTCTGGAACCGCCCGCCGGAACAGCGGCTGGCTTTCATCCTCGTCGCACCCGCGGCGACCCTGATGCTGGCGGTGACGGCCTATCCGATCGGTTACGCGATCTGGCTGAGCCTGCAGCACAACAATCTGGCAACCCCGAACGACACCAGGTTCATCGGTCTGGCCAATTACCAAACGATCCTGACCGACCGGTATTGGTGGACCGCGCTGGCGGTGACGCTGGCCATCACCGTGGTGTCGGTGTCGATCGAGTTCGTGCTCGGTCTGGCGCTCGCGCTGGTGATGCATCACACCCTGATCGGCAGGGGCCTGGTGCGCACCGCGGTGCTCATCCCGTACGGCATCGTCACGGTGGTCGCCTCGTACAGCTGGTACTACGCCTGGACGCCGGGCACCGGCTATCTGGCCGACCTGCTGCCCCACGGCAGTGCGCCGCTGACCGAGCAATTTCCGTCGTTGGGCATCGTGGTGATCGCCGAGGTCTGGAAGACCACGCCGTTCATGGCGCTGCTGCTGCTGGCCGGGTTGGCGGTGGTCCCGGGGGACTTGCTGAAAGCCGCGCAGGTCGATGGTGCCGGCGCCTGGCGGCGGCTCACCAGGATCATGCTGCCGATCATCAAGCCGGCGGTCGTGGTCGCCCTGCTGTTCCGGACCCTGGACGCCTTCCGCATCTTCGACAACATCTACGTGTTGACCGAGGGCAACAACAACACCGGCTCGGTGTCGATCCTGGGCTACGACAACCTGTTCCAGGGCTTCAACGTCGGCCTGGGCTCGGCGATCAGCGTGCTGATCTTTGTCTGCGTGGGCATCATCGCGCTGATCTTCATCAAGGTGTTCGGCGCTGCGGCCCCCGGCGGTGACGTCGATGAGCGCTGAGCGCAGCGGCGCGCGGCGCACCGCGTTGTGGGCCGTCATCAATACGCTGGTCGTGGTGTACGCGCTGCTGCCGGTGCTCTGGATTCTCAGCCTGTCCCTGAAGCCGTCGTCAACTGTCAAGGACGGCAAGCTGATTCCGTCGTCGGTGACGCTGGAAAACTATCGCGGGATCTTCCGGGGCGACTTCTTCACCTCGGCACTGATCAACTCCATCGGGATCGGGTTGATCGCCACCGCGATCGCGGTGCTGCTGGGCGCGATGGCGGCCTATGCGATCGCCCGGCTGAACTTTCCCGGCAAGCGACTGCTGATCGGTTTCACCCTGCTGAGCACCATGTTCCCGGCGATCTCTCTGGTCACGCCGTTGTTCGAAATCGAGCGCGCCGTCGGGCTTTTCGACACCTGGCCAGGCTTGATTCTGCCCTACATCGCTTTCGCGCTGCCGCTGGCCATCTACACCTTGTCGGCCTTCTTCCGGGAAATCCCCTGGGATCTGGAGAAGGCGGCCAAGATGGACGGTGCCACGCCGGGGCAAGCCTTCCGCAAGGTCATCGTCCCGCTGGCGGCGCCCGGACTGGTGACCGCGGCGATCCTGGTGTTCATCTTCGCCTGGAACGACCTGCTGCTGGCGCTGTCGCTGACCGCCACCAAGGCGGCGATCACCGCGCCGGTGGCCATTGCCAACTTCGGAGGCAGTTCGCAATTCGAGGAACCGACCGGATCGATCGCGGCCGGTGCCATCGTGATTACGGTGCCGATCGTCGTGTTTGTTCTAATCTTCCAACGACGGATTGTCGCCGGGTTGACCTCAGGCGCCGTGAAGGGATAGCGCGATGGCCGAGATTGTGCTGGAGCACGTCAACAAGAGTTACCCCAACGGGCACACGGCGGTGCAGGACCTGAACCTCACCATCGCCGACGGCGAATTCCTGATCCTGGTCGGCCCGTCCGGCTGCGGCAAAACCACCACACTGAATATGATTGCCGGCCTTGAGGATATCTCGTCGGGCGAGCTGCGGATCGGCGGCGAACGAGTCAACGAGAAGGCGCCGAAGGACCGCGACATCGCGATGGTGTTCCAGTCCTATGCGCTGTATCCGCACATGACGGTCCGGCAGAACATCGCCTTCCCGCTGACCCTGGCGAAGATGAAGAAGACCGACATCGCGCAGAAGGTCGAGGAGACGGCCAAAATCCTTGACCTGAGCGAACTTCTGGACCGCAAGCCCTCCCAGCTGTCGGGTGGGCAACGGCAGCGGGTCGCGATGGGCCGGGCCATCGTGCGCCATCCGAAGGCGTTTTTGATGGACGAGCCACTGTCCAATCTGGACGCCAAGCTGCGGGTCCAGATGCGTGGTGAGATCGCCCGGCTGCAGCGCCGGCTG encodes:
- a CDS encoding extracellular solute-binding protein; the protein is MVLSRHGRVRRASALVLAILTAVSVLSACGSGNNGLVVTFYTPAADGATFAEVAQRCSQDSGGRYTVAHVSLPREPGAQRLQYARRLTSHDRTLDVMSLDVIWTAEFAEAGWVLPLSDDPAGQAEGDATVDTLPGPLATAGWKHRLYAAPITTNTQLLWYRPDLVHQPPHDWNGMVAEATRLHAAGKPSWIAVQAHEDEGLVVWFNTLLVSAGGQVLSEDGQHVTLTDTPAHRAATISALRILKSVATAPGADPSITRTDASTARLAVEQGNAALEVNWPYVLASMLENAVKGGVSFLPLNQNPALAGSINQFGTFVPTDEQFHIAYQASQRVFGFAPYPGVVPGRPAKVTIGGLNLAVASTTRHKAEAFEAIRCLRSLANQKYISMAGGLPAVRTSLYSDPQFQTKYPMYTVIRQQLTDAAVRPATPVYQAVSIRLAAALSPITEIDPDRTADELTAQVQKAIDGKGLLP
- a CDS encoding carbohydrate ABC transporter permease, which gives rise to MTGVPRLWNRPPEQRLAFILVAPAATLMLAVTAYPIGYAIWLSLQHNNLATPNDTRFIGLANYQTILTDRYWWTALAVTLAITVVSVSIEFVLGLALALVMHHTLIGRGLVRTAVLIPYGIVTVVASYSWYYAWTPGTGYLADLLPHGSAPLTEQFPSLGIVVIAEVWKTTPFMALLLLAGLAVVPGDLLKAAQVDGAGAWRRLTRIMLPIIKPAVVVALLFRTLDAFRIFDNIYVLTEGNNNTGSVSILGYDNLFQGFNVGLGSAISVLIFVCVGIIALIFIKVFGAAAPGGDVDER
- a CDS encoding carbohydrate ABC transporter permease, with translation MSAERSGARRTALWAVINTLVVVYALLPVLWILSLSLKPSSTVKDGKLIPSSVTLENYRGIFRGDFFTSALINSIGIGLIATAIAVLLGAMAAYAIARLNFPGKRLLIGFTLLSTMFPAISLVTPLFEIERAVGLFDTWPGLILPYIAFALPLAIYTLSAFFREIPWDLEKAAKMDGATPGQAFRKVIVPLAAPGLVTAAILVFIFAWNDLLLALSLTATKAAITAPVAIANFGGSSQFEEPTGSIAAGAIVITVPIVVFVLIFQRRIVAGLTSGAVKG